The following are encoded together in the Magnetospirillum gryphiswaldense MSR-1 v2 genome:
- a CDS encoding DUF4347 domain-containing protein, with product MGHVNRKRRNTPLGLMALEPRWMFDGAAFVDAAHAAPDAAAKGLIPDAPASVQVRAADPSKDGGKKEVVFIDTSVADYKTLEAAVKPGIEIEEVDGTQSGLAQIAKWAESHTGYDSISILSHGAEASVRIGTDTLTDAKLSDATVQAELAEIGHSLNDGADLLLYGCDVAKGDDGQQFITDLAAAIGADVAASGNVTGMDGDWTLEKATGSVAAGQMDAVILATFAHDLAFPLSITNMPTSGSCTFFAVTVDSAGCVYATGQFTGVINFNSGAGTATLDQAVGSAIVEKLNADGTLAWVKQFGTSNSIGNAISVDSSGNVFVAGTSGGTSSFGGVTLTNAGGNDAFAMKLNSDGTTAWAVDLGGTGADVGTGIAVDPVGKVTVTGSFSGTAGFGGTNLISAGGTDIFVTQLNADGTTAWAESIGGSSNDAATALALNSTGANVFVTGSFSGANVDFDPGAGTYNISTNGNTDIFVLKLAADGSFVWADRMGGSNGETGYGIAVDSNGGVYTTGAFNGTTAVDFNPGAGTFNLSGGSNTSFVQKLNSDGTLAWANALGGSAAFGKAIAVDGSGKVHVAGYFQNSGDFDPGAGVNTLTSAGSADIFVETFNADGTFGWVNQTGGIYAGDYGYGIAVDAAGKIYVSGVFQGAIDLNPGAGVSTGYSTNLSNGFVQKLNADGSFVWAYAPKSGGTADASSVSIDPSNNIFVGGNFTGLVDFDLTNPGTDIFSSYGGYSVYLEKLNSDATVAWTKLLGAGASSVALSGIITDSAGNFYAMGSFTGTGDFDPGVGTINLTGNNNAYVAKLDPNGNAIWAKTYGAYSAIDVAVDASSNVFISGQYIGTKDLDPGAGTQNLTSTGSGSYVLKLNPDGSFAWVTGTKTTNSSSPTKLALGPGGTLYSSGFLQGTVNFNYSGTYNLTSAGSVDGYVWKLNSDGTTAWAEVIGGTGGDYAKTLAVDGAGNAYVGGQYAATATFGPSGGTVTKTSAGGTDAFLFKLTSTGSVVWVNSMGGTGTDILGYMSLDASGNPIVAGSFAATATFGTVTKTAVGTTDSFLAGLSASDGSVTWLNQIGGAGATVSISNEAFGAAGKIVLVGSYKGTIDFDPGPGTAALTDAPSMGYVVLLSATDGSVATTTGAPVTAVATSPSTTTTPPPPPPPPPPKAAPPPPPPPPLAPAEPPPPPPAPPVIAPLPPITPSAPPPGTDAPKGPAVVIGGPGGAGVGAGTGGGLTTSGSGTIQAPAVLTFAASGQLTSGAADGSFRVPVIASGQRSGGDDALVAVRPIAQVQETAAGNVKFALPADTFAHTRPDAVVNLKAAQIDGQPLPPWLAFNPKTGAFEGTPPAGQDGVVVVRVVARDQDGREAIATVRIVLGKGEAGAQPPVPAEGQRSGSIRDGKPLKLAEVRLGKVAFTQQLKMAARNAAIRFG from the coding sequence ATGGGGCACGTCAACCGCAAGCGCCGCAACACCCCCCTCGGCCTGATGGCGCTGGAACCGCGCTGGATGTTCGACGGCGCGGCGTTCGTCGATGCCGCCCACGCCGCACCGGACGCGGCGGCCAAGGGGCTGATCCCCGATGCGCCTGCTTCCGTTCAAGTGCGCGCCGCCGATCCCTCCAAGGACGGCGGCAAGAAGGAAGTGGTGTTCATCGACACATCGGTGGCCGATTACAAGACCCTGGAAGCGGCGGTGAAGCCCGGCATCGAGATCGAGGAGGTCGATGGAACCCAAAGCGGCCTCGCCCAGATCGCCAAATGGGCGGAGAGTCATACGGGCTATGACAGTATCTCGATCCTGTCGCACGGAGCCGAGGCGTCGGTAAGAATCGGTACGGATACTCTGACCGACGCCAAATTATCGGACGCGACGGTTCAGGCCGAACTGGCCGAGATCGGCCATTCCCTAAACGACGGCGCTGACTTGCTGCTCTACGGCTGTGACGTAGCGAAGGGCGATGATGGCCAGCAATTCATCACTGACCTAGCCGCCGCCATCGGCGCCGACGTGGCGGCATCCGGCAATGTCACCGGTATGGATGGCGACTGGACTCTGGAAAAGGCGACTGGATCCGTTGCGGCTGGGCAAATGGATGCCGTCATTCTGGCGACCTTCGCACACGACCTAGCCTTTCCCCTCAGCATCACAAATATGCCGACGTCGGGCTCCTGCACCTTCTTTGCGGTGACGGTGGATTCGGCGGGATGCGTCTACGCCACGGGCCAGTTCACCGGCGTCATCAATTTCAACTCCGGCGCCGGGACGGCGACCTTGGATCAGGCCGTGGGCAGCGCGATCGTCGAGAAACTGAACGCCGACGGCACCTTGGCCTGGGTGAAACAATTCGGTACGAGCAATTCCATCGGGAATGCCATCTCGGTGGATTCCTCCGGAAACGTCTTTGTCGCTGGCACGTCCGGCGGCACTTCCAGCTTCGGTGGCGTCACCCTGACCAATGCGGGGGGTAACGATGCCTTCGCCATGAAGCTGAATTCGGACGGCACCACCGCCTGGGCCGTGGACCTGGGCGGGACCGGCGCCGACGTGGGAACGGGCATCGCCGTGGATCCGGTCGGTAAGGTCACCGTCACCGGAAGTTTTAGCGGCACGGCCGGTTTCGGCGGAACCAATCTGATATCGGCCGGTGGTACGGATATCTTTGTGACCCAGTTGAACGCCGACGGCACCACCGCCTGGGCCGAAAGCATCGGCGGCAGTTCGAACGACGCGGCAACGGCCCTGGCCTTGAACAGCACCGGCGCCAATGTTTTCGTCACTGGTTCGTTCAGTGGCGCCAATGTGGATTTCGATCCTGGTGCAGGAACCTATAATATCAGCACCAACGGCAACACCGATATCTTCGTTCTCAAGCTGGCCGCCGACGGCAGTTTCGTCTGGGCCGACCGGATGGGCGGCTCTAACGGCGAAACGGGCTATGGGATTGCCGTCGATTCCAACGGCGGCGTCTATACCACCGGCGCTTTCAATGGCACCACGGCGGTTGATTTCAATCCCGGCGCAGGAACCTTCAACCTCAGCGGCGGCAGTAATACGAGCTTCGTTCAGAAGCTGAACTCGGACGGTACCTTGGCCTGGGCCAATGCTTTAGGCGGATCGGCGGCCTTTGGCAAGGCGATCGCCGTGGATGGTTCGGGGAAGGTCCATGTGGCGGGATATTTCCAGAATTCAGGTGATTTCGACCCCGGTGCCGGCGTCAACACCCTGACCAGCGCCGGCAGTGCCGACATATTCGTCGAGACGTTCAACGCCGACGGCACCTTTGGCTGGGTGAATCAAACTGGCGGTATCTATGCCGGCGATTACGGCTATGGAATCGCGGTGGATGCGGCGGGGAAGATTTACGTGTCCGGCGTCTTTCAGGGTGCCATCGACCTCAACCCCGGGGCGGGTGTCAGCACTGGTTATAGCACCAACCTCAGCAACGGCTTCGTTCAAAAGCTTAACGCGGATGGCAGCTTCGTCTGGGCCTATGCGCCAAAGTCCGGTGGCACCGCCGACGCCAGCTCGGTCAGCATCGATCCCTCCAACAACATCTTTGTCGGGGGCAACTTTACGGGGCTGGTGGATTTCGATCTCACCAATCCCGGCACAGACATCTTCAGTTCCTATGGTGGCTACAGCGTCTATCTGGAGAAGCTGAACTCCGATGCTACGGTTGCCTGGACCAAGCTGCTGGGCGCCGGGGCGAGCTCAGTCGCTCTATCAGGCATTATCACCGATTCGGCGGGCAATTTCTATGCCATGGGATCATTCACCGGGACCGGCGATTTCGATCCCGGTGTCGGAACGATCAACCTGACAGGGAACAATAATGCCTATGTCGCCAAGCTGGATCCCAACGGCAACGCGATCTGGGCCAAGACCTACGGCGCCTACTCCGCCATCGACGTCGCCGTTGATGCCTCCAGCAACGTCTTCATCAGCGGCCAGTACATCGGGACGAAGGATTTAGATCCCGGCGCCGGCACCCAGAACCTGACCAGCACCGGATCGGGATCCTATGTCTTGAAGCTGAACCCGGATGGCAGTTTCGCCTGGGTCACTGGCACAAAGACAACCAACAGCAGCAGCCCGACCAAGTTGGCGTTAGGACCGGGGGGGACCCTTTACAGCTCGGGTTTTCTTCAGGGAACGGTGAACTTCAATTATTCAGGAACCTACAATCTGACTAGCGCCGGCAGTGTGGACGGCTATGTCTGGAAGCTGAATTCCGACGGCACCACCGCCTGGGCGGAAGTGATCGGAGGGACCGGCGGCGACTATGCCAAGACCCTGGCGGTGGATGGGGCTGGCAACGCCTATGTGGGAGGCCAGTACGCGGCGACTGCGACGTTCGGACCCAGCGGCGGCACCGTCACCAAGACCAGCGCCGGTGGTACCGACGCGTTCCTGTTCAAACTGACATCAACCGGCAGTGTTGTTTGGGTTAATTCCATGGGCGGGACGGGCACTGACATACTCGGCTACATGTCCCTGGACGCCTCGGGAAATCCCATCGTCGCCGGAAGTTTCGCCGCCACCGCCACCTTCGGCACAGTCACCAAGACCGCCGTGGGCACCACCGACTCGTTTCTGGCCGGACTCAGCGCCTCCGATGGGTCGGTGACCTGGCTTAACCAAATCGGAGGGGCGGGAGCCACGGTTTCGATCAGTAACGAGGCGTTCGGTGCGGCCGGCAAGATCGTCCTGGTCGGCAGTTACAAAGGCACTATCGATTTCGATCCCGGACCTGGGACGGCGGCTCTGACCGACGCTCCCAGCATGGGCTATGTCGTCCTGTTGAGCGCCACGGACGGCAGCGTCGCCACTACCACCGGAGCCCCGGTGACCGCCGTAGCCACCAGTCCGTCCACCACCACCACCCCTCCACCGCCGCCGCCGCCGCCACCGCCGAAGGCCGCGCCACCACCTCCGCCTCCTCCTCCACTTGCCCCGGCGGAGCCGCCACCACCACCACCGGCTCCGCCGGTCATTGCCCCCTTGCCACCGATTACGCCCAGCGCCCCGCCGCCCGGTACCGATGCTCCCAAGGGACCTGCTGTCGTTATCGGCGGGCCGGGGGGAGCCGGGGTCGGCGCCGGAACTGGGGGGGGCTTAACCACCAGCGGCTCCGGCACCATTCAAGCCCCGGCGGTGCTCACCTTCGCCGCATCTGGCCAGTTGACCTCTGGCGCCGCTGACGGCTCTTTCCGGGTGCCGGTGATCGCGTCGGGCCAACGGAGCGGCGGAGACGACGCCCTTGTGGCCGTTCGACCGATAGCGCAGGTTCAGGAAACAGCGGCGGGAAACGTCAAATTCGCCTTGCCGGCGGACACTTTCGCCCACACCCGTCCTGACGCGGTGGTCAATCTGAAGGCGGCCCAGATCGACGGTCAGCCATTGCCCCCCTGGCTGGCCTTCAATCCCAAGACCGGAGCCTTCGAGGGAACGCCGCCAGCCGGTCAAGACGGCGTAGTGGTGGTCCGCGTGGTGGCCCGTGACCAGGATGGCCGCGAGGCAATCGCCACGGTTCGCATCGTCCTGGGTAAGGGAGAGGCGGGTGCACAACCCCCCGTTCCGGCGGAGGGACAGCGCAGCGGCTCCATCCGTGACGGTAAGCCGCTGAAGCTGGCCGAGGTCCGTCTGGGCAAGGTCGCCTTTACGCAGCAATTGAAAATGGCCGCCCGCAACGCCGCCATTCGCTTTGGATAG
- a CDS encoding efflux RND transporter periplasmic adaptor subunit, translating into MSDNPLLALLGLEEHARKSANSTDLGFVMVNDSRALAFYRQAALFIDGEGLKAVSGVAGIESGAPFTLWLERVFKRLASDEVRQACPADLDGADGSEWSEWLPSCALMLPLRDRDSKRLGTLLLARDETWGDQDVALLTRASDFYGHAWTVLHRPSPVTEWKQKIQSIPRYRLKLAAGIVLALLFPVRLSVLAPAEVVAHDPAVIRSPMEGVIEKVHVRPNQKVAEGDILFELDRTTLTGKLEVAKKALSTAQAELDQASQQAFFDSKAKGMLTVIRARIEERGAEAAQLDDLMARSQVKAPRAGVAVLDDPAEWQGRPVAVGEKVLAVASPNDVEVEAWLAPADVISLEKGGPVSLFLNSDPLSPVSAKLLYVTYEAIAQPDGTLGHRVRAELPKGEAGPRLGLKGTARLDGHRVALIYWLARRPLAVVRNFVGL; encoded by the coding sequence ATGAGTGATAACCCGCTGCTGGCGCTGCTCGGTTTGGAGGAGCACGCCCGCAAGTCCGCCAATTCCACCGATTTGGGCTTTGTCATGGTCAATGACAGCCGGGCCTTGGCATTCTATCGCCAAGCGGCGCTGTTCATTGATGGCGAGGGGTTGAAAGCAGTATCCGGTGTCGCCGGGATCGAGTCCGGGGCACCGTTCACCTTGTGGCTGGAACGAGTGTTCAAACGGCTGGCATCCGACGAGGTTCGCCAAGCCTGTCCCGCCGACTTGGACGGGGCCGATGGGTCGGAATGGTCGGAGTGGCTGCCGTCTTGCGCCTTGATGCTGCCCTTGAGGGACCGCGATAGCAAGCGGCTCGGCACTCTGTTGCTGGCCCGTGACGAGACGTGGGGCGACCAGGACGTGGCACTGCTGACCCGTGCATCGGATTTCTACGGCCATGCCTGGACAGTGCTGCACCGACCCTCCCCTGTGACCGAATGGAAGCAGAAGATCCAGTCCATCCCCCGCTATCGCCTGAAACTGGCGGCGGGAATCGTGCTGGCCTTGCTGTTTCCGGTGCGCCTGTCGGTATTGGCCCCGGCCGAGGTGGTGGCCCATGATCCGGCGGTGATCCGCTCGCCCATGGAGGGGGTGATTGAAAAGGTGCATGTGCGGCCTAATCAGAAGGTGGCTGAGGGCGACATCTTGTTCGAGCTGGACCGCACCACGCTGACCGGCAAGCTGGAGGTGGCGAAGAAGGCGCTCTCCACCGCCCAAGCTGAACTGGATCAGGCCTCCCAGCAGGCGTTTTTCGATTCCAAGGCCAAGGGTATGTTGACGGTGATCCGCGCCCGCATTGAGGAGCGGGGAGCCGAGGCGGCGCAGCTTGATGACCTGATGGCTCGATCCCAGGTCAAGGCTCCGCGTGCCGGCGTCGCGGTGCTGGATGACCCCGCCGAGTGGCAGGGACGGCCGGTGGCAGTGGGCGAGAAGGTGCTGGCGGTGGCGTCTCCCAATGACGTGGAGGTGGAAGCCTGGTTGGCCCCGGCCGATGTCATCTCATTGGAGAAGGGCGGCCCGGTCAGCCTGTTCCTCAATTCCGATCCGCTATCGCCGGTGTCGGCCAAGCTTCTTTACGTCACCTACGAAGCGATCGCCCAGCCCGACGGCACCTTGGGCCATCGCGTCCGCGCCGAACTGCCCAAGGGCGAGGCCGGCCCCCGGCTGGGGCTGAAAGGAACCGCCCGGCTCGATGGTCACCGGGTGGCGTTGATTTACTGGCTGGCGCGACGCCCGCTGGCAGTCGTGCGCAACTTCGTGGGCCTGTAG
- a CDS encoding site-2 protease family protein: MLLPSLRDELSLHPGPASLDGSPTWTIRDPVRNRYFRIGWAAFEALSRWGGTAGEVAEAVRAETTIDMSDEEVMDVAKFVRGNQLTQANSHADTLRLSEQAAAEKHSLFNWLLHHYLFFRIPLVRPDRFLGGLLPLVSWLGSVWFRWATLGALALGLILVARQWDVFSTTLVDTLSVSGMVSYGIALSLVKVIHELAHGLSAKRFGCRVPTMGLAFLVMWPVLYTDVNETWTLASRRQRLLVGSAGILAELSVAAWATLLWAFLPEGALRQGVFVLAAFTWVSSLVINLSPFMRFDGYFLAMDALELPNLHPRAFAMARWWLREALFDLGKPAPEAMDKWRTHAMVAFAFAVWIYRLALFLGIAVLVYHFFIKAVGALLFAVEIGWFVFLPIWNEVKQWAKRRGDILKGTRWRRPLIGLGLALLVAIIPWRTRIEAPASIAAEIVAPLFLPAPARSEAVLVERGQHVTTGMPLLTFIAPDIDARRAITSARLAGKAAELEAVKLDPFGRERLSALTEELSRLRSEKAALDAEAERLTVTAPHAGLFLDPLPDLKPGAWLSPKQQLGLIRADGVPIATAYLAEDDLERIKEGDEARFIPHSLDHAGMAGKVLSIDRNPVKVLADPALASLHGGDIPVRAAGQALVPQGGFFRVTIRLDGPAPDIKLIGHAIISGQGQSLIGRAARSALVVLVREWGA; the protein is encoded by the coding sequence ATGCTCCTGCCGAGTTTGCGCGACGAGCTGTCGCTGCATCCCGGCCCGGCCTCCCTCGACGGTTCACCGACCTGGACCATCCGCGATCCGGTGAGGAACCGCTATTTCCGCATAGGCTGGGCGGCCTTCGAGGCGTTGAGCCGTTGGGGCGGCACCGCAGGTGAAGTGGCCGAGGCGGTACGGGCCGAGACCACCATCGACATGAGCGATGAGGAGGTGATGGACGTCGCCAAGTTCGTCCGCGGCAACCAACTGACCCAAGCCAACAGCCACGCCGACACCCTGCGCTTGAGTGAGCAGGCGGCGGCGGAAAAGCATTCGCTGTTCAACTGGCTGCTGCACCATTACCTGTTCTTCCGCATTCCCCTGGTACGGCCGGATCGCTTCCTCGGTGGCCTACTGCCGCTGGTGTCCTGGCTTGGCAGTGTCTGGTTCCGTTGGGCCACCCTGGGTGCACTGGCGCTGGGTCTGATCCTGGTGGCTCGCCAGTGGGACGTCTTCAGCACCACCCTGGTCGATACGCTTTCGGTCAGCGGCATGGTCAGCTACGGCATTGCCCTATCTCTAGTGAAGGTGATCCATGAACTGGCCCATGGCCTGTCCGCCAAGCGGTTCGGCTGTCGCGTGCCGACCATGGGGCTCGCCTTCTTGGTGATGTGGCCGGTGCTCTATACCGATGTCAACGAGACCTGGACCTTGGCGTCTCGGCGGCAACGCCTGCTTGTCGGCTCTGCTGGAATTCTGGCCGAACTGTCGGTGGCGGCCTGGGCCACGCTACTCTGGGCCTTCCTGCCCGAGGGGGCATTGCGCCAGGGCGTCTTCGTGCTGGCCGCCTTCACCTGGGTATCTTCATTGGTGATCAATCTCAGCCCCTTCATGCGCTTCGACGGCTACTTTCTGGCCATGGATGCGCTGGAGTTGCCCAACCTGCACCCTCGGGCCTTCGCCATGGCTCGCTGGTGGCTGCGGGAGGCTTTGTTCGATCTGGGCAAACCGGCACCGGAAGCCATGGACAAGTGGCGCACTCACGCCATGGTCGCTTTCGCCTTCGCCGTCTGGATCTACCGGCTGGCCCTGTTTCTCGGCATCGCTGTCCTGGTCTACCACTTCTTCATCAAGGCGGTGGGCGCGCTATTATTTGCTGTTGAGATTGGCTGGTTTGTGTTCTTGCCCATCTGGAATGAGGTTAAGCAATGGGCTAAGCGCCGGGGTGACATCCTCAAAGGCACCAGGTGGAGGCGTCCGCTGATTGGCCTCGGCCTTGCCCTGCTGGTGGCGATCATCCCCTGGCGCACCCGAATAGAGGCCCCAGCCAGTATTGCTGCCGAGATTGTGGCGCCATTGTTTCTGCCCGCTCCGGCCCGGTCGGAAGCCGTGCTGGTCGAGCGTGGTCAGCATGTTACTACCGGCATGCCGCTTCTTACCTTTATCGCCCCCGACATCGACGCAAGACGTGCCATCACCTCCGCTAGGCTGGCAGGCAAGGCCGCCGAGTTGGAGGCAGTCAAGCTCGACCCCTTCGGCCGCGAACGCCTATCGGCCCTGACCGAGGAACTGTCGCGCCTCCGCTCCGAGAAGGCGGCGCTGGACGCCGAAGCCGAACGCCTGACCGTCACCGCACCTCATGCCGGTCTGTTCCTCGATCCGTTGCCGGACCTGAAACCCGGCGCCTGGCTGTCGCCGAAGCAGCAATTGGGCCTGATCCGGGCCGATGGCGTCCCCATTGCGACCGCCTATCTGGCCGAGGACGATCTGGAGCGAATCAAGGAAGGCGACGAGGCTCGCTTCATTCCCCACAGCCTCGACCATGCCGGTATGGCGGGCAAGGTGCTATCCATCGACCGCAATCCGGTCAAGGTGCTGGCCGATCCGGCCCTGGCCTCGCTCCATGGCGGGGACATCCCAGTTCGGGCCGCAGGCCAAGCTCTAGTGCCCCAGGGCGGCTTCTTCCGCGTCACCATCCGTCTCGACGGCCCGGCGCCCGATATAAAGCTGATTGGACATGCTATCATCAGTGGGCAGGGCCAAAGCCTGATTGGACGCGCGGCGCGGTCGGCGCTGGTGGTGCTGGTCCGCGAATGGGGAGCTTGA
- a CDS encoding bacteriohemerythrin — MGVRGVLASQPSASAIIFPEIFWKCDPSDEEAGSDMLRFTEDMRIGHLVIDADHQRLIEIINQFAEASTVHTLFEGAAPSDCATVMHQTLKSLIAYTKEHFAKEEKIQRECMYQYHAMHVQEHHALVVQLEEIARTYFVRKSKPLNRKALEELREFMNFWLVNHVMKFDSNMREWVCPKE; from the coding sequence TTGGGCGTTCGCGGCGTCCTGGCTTCTCAACCCTCAGCGTCTGCGATAATCTTTCCTGAAATCTTCTGGAAGTGCGATCCATCAGATGAGGAAGCGGGATCAGATATGCTTCGATTTACCGAAGACATGCGCATCGGCCACCTTGTTATCGATGCCGACCATCAGCGTCTGATTGAGATTATCAATCAGTTTGCCGAGGCGTCCACCGTACATACCCTTTTTGAGGGGGCGGCGCCCAGCGACTGCGCCACGGTAATGCACCAGACCCTCAAGTCACTGATCGCGTACACGAAGGAGCACTTCGCGAAAGAGGAAAAAATTCAGCGGGAGTGCATGTATCAGTACCACGCGATGCATGTCCAAGAGCATCATGCACTGGTGGTTCAGCTAGAAGAAATCGCCCGGACTTACTTCGTCAGGAAATCAAAGCCGCTGAATAGAAAGGCGCTTGAAGAACTGAGGGAGTTCATGAATTTCTGGCTTGTAAACCATGTGATGAAATTCGACAGCAACATGCGTGAGTGGGTTTGTCCGAAAGAATAG
- a CDS encoding diguanylate cyclase: MMDDGRNQHGGDQDIGRLLNLVEIPECQSLIQPIIDHLPCGVTLFDQSLNMVACNGVFRRLLDIPDELFAAGLPSLKKLATFDAGRGEYGLGNPEELAEQVVLRAKAMEPHQFERVRPDGTILEIDERPLPNGGFVTLYMDITERRALVERSRDLEALNLELTDTVAALAASNAELHAAREELEHLAQRDGLTGAWTRRRIEETAQQEMLRKARYGHPVSLLFIDLDHFKRVNDTHGHAVGDDVLKAFCKIARKCMRSTDLLGRWGGEEFVILMPNSGVMIASLLAERIRKATMAHEFPVVGRVTTSLGVAECREEEIWESWLARSDAALYAAKAGGRNQVIKDAAHPGETGEAELLDLSYMRLGWRKAYESGHSLIDSQHRDLFDLANNLLTSVLGDRPDDEVVPQVESLVADLTKHFHDEEMIFRSVGYAAADEHAETHKSLLDHANNLVESFKQGELSVGELFNYLAYDFIAKHMLSEDRKFFGQILEVHDTAG, translated from the coding sequence ATGATGGATGATGGGCGAAATCAGCATGGAGGTGACCAGGATATTGGCCGCCTGCTGAATCTCGTCGAAATCCCAGAATGCCAGAGCCTGATCCAGCCGATCATTGACCACCTCCCGTGTGGGGTGACGCTGTTTGATCAGTCCCTGAACATGGTTGCCTGCAATGGGGTGTTTCGGCGTCTGCTGGACATCCCTGATGAACTGTTCGCAGCAGGACTACCATCATTGAAAAAGCTCGCCACGTTTGACGCTGGACGCGGTGAATATGGCTTAGGCAATCCAGAGGAACTTGCCGAACAGGTCGTACTGCGGGCCAAGGCAATGGAACCGCATCAGTTTGAACGAGTCCGGCCCGATGGAACCATCTTGGAAATCGACGAACGTCCGTTGCCCAATGGCGGATTCGTCACCCTGTACATGGACATCACCGAACGAAGGGCTTTGGTCGAACGCAGCCGCGATCTTGAAGCCCTGAACCTGGAACTCACCGACACTGTTGCGGCTCTCGCCGCATCAAATGCCGAACTCCACGCTGCACGGGAAGAGCTTGAACATCTGGCACAGCGTGATGGACTTACTGGGGCTTGGACCCGTCGAAGAATTGAGGAAACTGCCCAGCAGGAAATGCTCCGAAAGGCGAGGTACGGCCATCCCGTATCGCTACTCTTCATCGACCTCGACCATTTTAAACGGGTCAACGACACCCACGGCCATGCGGTTGGTGATGATGTTCTGAAAGCCTTCTGCAAAATCGCCCGAAAGTGCATGCGGTCTACCGATCTCCTTGGTCGCTGGGGTGGTGAGGAGTTCGTGATCCTTATGCCAAACAGCGGAGTGATGATAGCCAGCCTTCTCGCCGAACGAATTCGCAAGGCCACAATGGCCCATGAATTCCCCGTTGTCGGGCGTGTAACCACCAGTCTTGGTGTCGCGGAATGTCGGGAAGAAGAAATATGGGAATCCTGGCTTGCCCGGTCTGATGCAGCCCTATATGCCGCAAAGGCAGGTGGTCGGAACCAAGTGATCAAAGATGCCGCCCATCCAGGTGAGACTGGAGAGGCTGAACTTCTTGATCTGTCGTATATGCGGCTGGGATGGCGAAAGGCATACGAGTCCGGTCATTCTTTGATCGATAGCCAGCACCGCGATCTGTTTGATCTCGCCAACAATCTTCTGACTTCGGTGCTCGGAGATCGACCAGATGATGAGGTTGTCCCCCAGGTCGAATCGCTTGTGGCCGACCTCACCAAGCACTTTCATGATGAAGAGATGATTTTTAGGTCAGTAGGCTACGCGGCTGCCGATGAACATGCCGAAACCCACAAATCCTTGCTCGATCATGCCAACAATCTAGTGGAAAGTTTCAAGCAAGGTGAATTGTCGGTTGGCGAACTTTTCAACTATCTCGCTTATGACTTCATCGCCAAGCACATGCTATCTGAGGATCGAAAGTTCTTTGGACAAATTCTGGAAGTTCACGATACAGCGGGATGA
- the nrdR gene encoding transcriptional regulator NrdR codes for MRCPFCGHDDTQVKDSRPTDDNASIRRRRACPACASRFTTFERVQIRDLVVIKKDGSRSTFDRDKVVKSLQIALRKRPVDEEQIERIVNGIHRRLESLGENEVPSKLIGELVMDVLMGMDQVAYLRYASVYRNFREAKDFGDFLGKMGRDSGD; via the coding sequence ATGCGTTGTCCTTTTTGCGGACATGACGACACCCAGGTGAAAGATTCCCGCCCTACCGATGACAATGCATCCATCCGCCGCCGCCGGGCGTGTCCAGCCTGTGCATCCCGATTCACCACCTTCGAGCGGGTGCAAATCCGCGATCTGGTGGTGATCAAGAAGGACGGCAGCCGGTCCACCTTTGACCGCGATAAGGTGGTCAAGTCGCTTCAGATCGCCCTGCGGAAGCGTCCCGTGGACGAAGAGCAGATCGAACGCATCGTCAATGGAATCCATCGCCGCCTGGAAAGCTTGGGGGAGAACGAGGTTCCGTCCAAGCTCATCGGCGAACTGGTCATGGATGTGCTGATGGGGATGGATCAGGTCGCCTATCTTCGCTATGCGTCGGTCTATCGGAACTTCCGCGAAGCCAAGGATTTTGGCGATTTCCTGGGGAAGATGGGACGCGACAGCGGTGACTGA
- a CDS encoding phage tail tube protein, which yields MPATPSAASTAPSCSTTAAARRHRARRCWGQSTAAACASPPYTRLSFKECALGAERPLGYDPLLGQGRDAQDPYYEAVKDEGDVGVPLDVRALGFWLKGLFGAPATADIPTCT from the coding sequence GTGCCGGCAACCCCGTCGGCGGCATCCACCGCACCTTCCTGCTCGACGACGGCAGCGGCAAGGCGCCACCGGGCAAGAAGATGTTGGGGGCAATCGACAGCGGCAGCGTGCGCCTCGCCCCCATACACCCGGCTTTCATTCAAGGAATGCGCCTTGGGCGCCGAACGCCCGCTGGGTTACGACCCGTTGCTGGGCCAGGGGCGTGACGCCCAGGATCCCTATTACGAGGCGGTCAAGGACGAGGGCGATGTCGGCGTGCCGCTCGATGTGCGGGCGCTGGGGTTCTGGCTGAAGGGCCTGTTCGGCGCGCCCGCCACCGCCGACATCCCCACGTGCACATGA